Proteins from one Nitrobacteraceae bacterium AZCC 2146 genomic window:
- a CDS encoding phosphonate transport system permease protein (product_source=KO:K02042; cath_funfam=1.10.3720.10; cog=COG3639; ko=KO:K02042; pfam=PF00528; superfamily=161098; tigrfam=TIGR01097; transmembrane_helix_parts=Inside_1_35,TMhelix_36_58,Outside_59_100,TMhelix_101_123,Inside_124_149,TMhelix_150_172,Outside_173_200,TMhelix_201_223,Inside_224_229,TMhelix_230_252,Outside_253_261,TMhelix_262_284,Inside_285_294) has product MPAAVSILPSQQLAALNDAYRKAVARKRLRTTLVTAVCFAALLMAAMGAEVNVVTFVGKIGNFASYFDRIFTLDGGVRVWNDIGEWFWGWKKWLSLLGETVLISYVGTLVGAVIAFGLNFLAAENTGPSAALRFAVKRFMEFCRTVPDIVFALIFVIAFGLGPMAGVLAIAIHCIGALGKQYGEIVENIDMKPVEGVRATGAGWMACMRFAVLPQVAAGFASYTLLRFEINVRGASVMGFVGAGGIGQELVVAVRKFYYSDVSAILVMIIATVFIIDIGTGWMRGRLFGKEARS; this is encoded by the coding sequence ATGCCCGCCGCCGTTTCCATCCTGCCGAGCCAGCAGCTCGCGGCGCTGAACGATGCCTACCGCAAGGCGGTGGCGCGCAAGCGGCTGCGCACCACGCTGGTGACGGCGGTGTGTTTCGCGGCATTGCTGATGGCGGCGATGGGCGCCGAGGTCAACGTCGTGACCTTCGTCGGCAAGATCGGCAATTTCGCCAGCTATTTCGACCGCATCTTCACGCTGGATGGCGGCGTCCGGGTCTGGAACGATATCGGCGAATGGTTCTGGGGCTGGAAAAAGTGGCTGTCGCTGCTCGGCGAAACCGTGTTGATCAGCTATGTCGGCACGTTGGTTGGCGCCGTCATCGCCTTCGGGCTGAACTTTCTCGCCGCTGAAAACACCGGGCCATCGGCCGCGCTGCGCTTTGCGGTCAAGCGTTTCATGGAATTCTGCCGCACCGTTCCGGACATCGTGTTCGCGCTGATCTTCGTCATCGCCTTCGGGCTCGGCCCGATGGCCGGCGTGCTGGCAATCGCGATTCACTGCATCGGCGCGCTTGGCAAGCAATATGGCGAGATCGTCGAGAACATCGACATGAAGCCGGTGGAAGGCGTCCGCGCCACCGGCGCCGGCTGGATGGCCTGCATGCGCTTCGCGGTGCTGCCGCAGGTCGCGGCCGGCTTTGCCAGCTACACGCTGCTGCGTTTCGAGATCAATGTGCGCGGCGCCTCGGTGATGGGCTTTGTCGGCGCCGGCGGCATCGGCCAGGAACTGGTCGTCGCTGTCCGCAAATTCTATTATTCCGACGTCAGCGCCATCCTGGTGATGATCATTGCCACCGTGTTCATCATCGACATCGGCACCGGCTGGATGCGCGGCCGGCTGTTCGGCAAGGAAGCCCGGTCATGA
- a CDS encoding phosphonate transport system substrate-binding protein (product_source=KO:K02044; cath_funfam=3.40.190.10; cleavage_site_network=SignalP-noTM; cog=COG3221; ko=KO:K02044; pfam=PF12974; superfamily=53850; tigrfam=TIGR03431), which yields MINRRTILLSAAALAFTVSAASAQDYKTKYPELTFAVVPAENASGVTERWAPFVAYLSKELGVKVNLRIANDYAAVIEGQRSGNIQIASYGSASFARARLTGVATDAFANDINIDGSTGYYSVFFVKANSAYKSIDNLKGKNLGLVDPNSTSGNNVPRFELDKMGISDADTYFSKVVFAGSHENALLALSQGTVDVAANQWTNDNDSTLAQMLTKGMLKGADGAALKKEDFRIIHKSAPIINGPYAYSSDLPQDLKAAIVKAFTDAPTKDKAAFDKLSDGQKKGFHAATTKDWDATIDLIKFVDALRKKKAS from the coding sequence ATGATCAATCGCCGCACCATTCTGCTCAGCGCCGCGGCGCTGGCTTTCACCGTCTCCGCCGCTTCGGCGCAGGACTACAAGACCAAATATCCGGAACTAACCTTCGCGGTGGTACCGGCCGAGAACGCTTCGGGCGTCACCGAGCGCTGGGCGCCTTTCGTCGCCTATCTGTCCAAGGAATTGGGCGTGAAGGTCAACCTGCGCATCGCCAACGACTACGCCGCGGTGATCGAAGGCCAGCGTTCCGGCAACATCCAGATCGCCAGCTATGGCTCGGCCTCGTTCGCGCGCGCCCGCCTCACCGGCGTTGCGACCGACGCCTTCGCCAACGACATCAACATCGATGGCTCGACCGGCTATTATTCGGTGTTCTTCGTCAAGGCGAACAGCGCCTACAAGTCGATCGATAACCTGAAGGGCAAGAACCTCGGCCTGGTCGATCCGAATTCGACTTCGGGCAACAACGTGCCGCGCTTCGAACTCGACAAGATGGGCATCTCCGACGCCGATACGTACTTCAGCAAGGTTGTCTTCGCCGGCAGCCATGAGAATGCGCTGCTGGCGCTGTCGCAGGGCACCGTCGATGTCGCCGCCAACCAGTGGACCAACGACAACGACTCGACGCTGGCCCAGATGCTGACGAAGGGCATGCTGAAGGGTGCCGATGGCGCGGCCTTGAAGAAGGAAGACTTCCGCATCATCCACAAGTCGGCACCGATCATCAACGGCCCTTATGCCTACAGCTCGGACCTGCCGCAGGACCTGAAGGCCGCCATCGTCAAGGCCTTCACCGACGCGCCAACCAAGGACAAGGCCGCGTTCGACAAGCTCTCGGACGGCCAGAAGAAGGGTTTCCACGCCGCGACCACCAAGGACTGGGATGCGACCATCGACCTGATCAAGTTCGTCGACGCGCTCCGCAAGAAGAAGGCGTCCTGA